A window of Pedococcus badiiscoriae genomic DNA:
CGTGTTCGGCGACCCGGCCGCGACGGGCAAGCCAGCCGGTGACGACCTGCGCGAGGGCAAGCGCACCGTGCTGATCGCCCACGCCCTCGCCGGGGCCGACGCTGCGGGGGTCGAGCTCATCGAGTCCCGGCTGGGCGACCCCACGCTCGACGACGACACCGTGCAGCGGCTGCGCGAGGCGATCAGCGCCGCCGGCGCGGTGGACGAGGTCGAGGCCGACATCGCCCGCCTCGCCGGCTCGGCCCGGATGGCGCTCAAGTCGACCCGCGAGCTGTCGCCGGAGGCCACCGGGGTGCTCGACCAGCTGATCGACAGCGCGACGGCCCGCGCCCACTGACGCCGCGCGGCACACGAAACCACCCCGCGCCCCATGCGGACCCTCGCGCGTGGAGCCTCGCGCTGACTCGCAACAGAGCTCTAGAAGGCCTGCTCCATGGCCCGTCGCCGCACCTCGGTCTTGAACCCGGCGGCGAGGTTGTCGACGGGGGTACCGCCGATGCGCAGCGTCTCGTCCGGGGTGAACATCCAGCGGAGGATCTCCGCGTCGGTGAGGCCGCCGTCGGCGAGCACCGTGAACGTGCCCCGCAGGTGACGGAAGACGTCCTCGTCGAGGAACTGCGCCGGCACGGCGACGACCCTGCGCTCACCGATCCTGGCGCTGAGCAGCTCACGGTCCTCGATCAGCTTGCGCACCGAGGACAGCGGTATGCCGAGGCGCTCGGCGATGTCCGGCACGGTCAGCCAGGAGCCGACGAGGTCTTCGAGCGGGGTGTCGGTGGGCTCCGGCTGCTGGTCGGTCACGGGACAAGAGTGCCAGCCAAGCCAGGCAAAGCAAACTCGCGATCGGAGCAAATTACATCGATGTAAGTCGATATAGAGCGGTCTGATGGTGTACCTTTCACAATCGTCACAGTTGTCCCACTGATCACTCCAGCAACCCCCGGCGCAGTTCCTGCTCCACTGGGACGCGACACCCCTGCTGGACGACGCAGCACCCCCGCCTGAAAGGCAGCCACCGATGTCCCCAGTGACCGCTCCCGCAGCGCTCCCTTCGGCCACCCTCCAGACCGCGGTCGCCGTCGTCCGGAAGGCCAAGCCGGCTCCCTACGGCTGGACGACCTACACGGTGCGCAGTGGGGACAACCTGGCCGCGATCGCCGCCCGCACCGGCACCACGACCGGGGCGCTCGCGGCACGCAACCACCTCAGCCACGGCGGCAACGTCCTGTCGGTCGGGCAGCGCCTGTCGGTGCCCAAGACGGCTGCGCAGGCTCGTGCCGAGGCGGCCCGGGCCCGGGCCGCATCCGCAGCCAGGGCGGCAGCGATCAGGCGCGCGACGTACGTGGTCCGATCCGGCGACTCGCTGAGCAGCATCGCCGCGCGCAAGCACGTCTCCCTCGCCGCCCTCCTCAAGGCCAACAAGCTCACCATCCGGTCCGTGCTGCAGGTCGGCCAGAAGATCCGCATCCCCGGGGCCGGCGCCGCCAGCGCACGCCGCCCGGTCGCCGCAGCCCCGTCCATCACCACCTACCGGGTGCGCAGCGGTGACACGCTGAGCGTCATCGCCACCCGCACCAGGACGGCCCTCGCGACGGTCTACGCGCTCAACCGGCTGACCGCGCGCAGCGTCATCCAGCCCGGCCAGGTCCTGCGGGTGCACGGCGCCACCCCGGCGGCCACCCGCCCGGCCGGCACCGCGGCATACGTGGTCCGTGCGGGTGACACGCTCAGCGGGATCGCCAGCAAGCACAGTGTCACCCTTGCCGCGCTGCTCAAGACGAACCGGCTGACGGCGCGCTCGGCCATCTACCCCGGCCAGCGCCTCAAGGTGCCCGCGACTCCGGCCAAGTCGGCCACGAGCGCCAACACCTTCGCCGGGCGCACCTACTCCACCGCGATCGTCAGCGCGGCCGACCGCAACCGCGCCACGCTGGCCCGGCGGGCCGTCCCCAGCCGCACCCAGACCAGGGCGATGATCGTCGCCACGGCGCGCCGCAACGGCGTGGACCCCAAGCTGGCCCTGGCCGTCGCCTGGCAGGAGTCCGGCTGGAACCAGCGCCAGGTCTCGGTCGCCAACGCGATCGGCGTCATGCAGGTCATCCCCTCCTCCGGGCAGTGGGCCTCCGACATGGCCGGACGGCGGCTCGACCTGCTCAACACCCAGGACAACATCACGGCGGGCATCGTGATCCTGCGCTCGCTGACCCGGGCGGCGAGCACCGTCGACCAGGCCATCGCGGGCTACTACCAGGGTCTCTACTCGGTCCAGCACCAGGGGATGTACGCCGACACCAAGGCGTACGTGGCCAGCATCAAGGCGCACCGCGCCACGATGTGAGCAGGGACGGAGAATCCGGTCCGGACGCCACCCACGGGCCCGCCTGCACGAGATGACCCACAGGACCTCCTACACTTTGCGAGTGTCTTCCGGTGTCACCGAGTCGTTGCTCGGGCGTGTGTTCGACGGGCGCTACCGCGTCCAGTCGCACATCGCCGACGGCGGGATGGCGTCGGTCTACCTCGCGCTGGACACCCGGCTGGACCGTGACGTCGCGCTGAAAGTGATGCGCCACGACCTCGCCCAGGACGAGGCGTTCGTGAGCCGCTTCAAGCGTGAAGCACGCTCGGCGGCCCGCCTGTCGCACCCCAACGTCGTGTCGGTATTCGACCAGGGCGAGGACGACGGCCAGATGTTCCTGGCGATGGAGTACGTCCCCGGGCAGACCCTGCGTGAGGTGATGAAGGCGGAGGGCCCGCTCACGCCGCGCGCTGCCCTCGACATCCTGGGGCCGGTCCTGCAGGCCCTCGGCGCGGCCCACCGTGCCGGCATCATCCACCGCGACGTCAAGCCGGAGAACATCATCCTGCGCGAGGACGACGGCACCGTGAAGGTCGCCGACTTCGGCCTCGCCCGCGCGGTCTCGACCCAGACCACGGCCTCCCAGACCGGGGTGCTGCTGGGGACCGTCGCCTACCTGTCCCCGGAGCAGGTCGAGCGCGGCATCGCCGACGCCCGCAGCGACGTGTATGCCGCCGGGCTGATCCTGTTCGAGATGCTGACCGGCACCAAGGCGTTCACCGGCGACACCCCGATCCACATCGCGTACCAGCACGTCCACGGCTCCATCCCGGCTCCGTCGTCGCGGGTGACCTCGGTGCCCGGCGAGCTCGACGCGCTCGTCGCCCTGGCGACCTCGCGCGACCCCGACCACCGCCCGTACGACGCCGAGGACTTCCTCGTCGAGGTCCGCAGGTCGCGGGCGATGCTGACCCCGGCCGAGCTGGACCGACGCCCCGAGGGGCCGGCGGCCCTGGCCGGTGGAGCAAGGACCGTGGCCGTCGAACGCACCAGCGCCCTGCCTGTCCCGGCCGGCTCGCAGACCCCTGCCTCCGCCCAGCGCCGGCGCCCCGTCCCTGCGGTGTCGCTGCCCATCGACCGCACCCCCACCGCTCCACCCCTGCTGCCCGGCCGAGGGCTCGAGGCCGCCGGGGACGACGACGGGTACGACCGCCGCAACGGGCTCTGGCGCTGGATCTGGGTCGCCCTCGCGGTCGTGGTCGTCGGCGGTCTCGCGGCGTGGTGGTTCCTCGCGGGTCCCGGCTCCCCCACCGTGGTGCCTGCGACCACCAGCCTCACCTTCGCCCAGGCCAAGGCCAAGCTGGACGTCGCCGCCTTGGGCGCCGTCCGCATCGACAGCTTCGACGAGTCGGTGCCCAAGGGCGTGGTCATCTTCACCCGGCCCGGTGCGGGTTCGCAGGTGCGACGTGGCACCGACGTCAAGGTCACCGTCTCCAAGGGGCCTGAGCGGTATGCCGTGCCCGACGTCGTCAACAAGTCGGCCGCCGAGGCACGAGACCAGATCACCGCGGCCAAGCTGACGCTGGGGACCAGCACGCAGGCCTTCGACGAGACCGTCCCCGCCGGGCTCGTGGTCAGCGTCGAGCCCAAGGTCGGCACCCAGCTCAAGCGCGGCACCAAGGTCAAGATCGTCGTCTCCAAGGGCCGGCAGCCGATCCCGGTCACGGACTACACCAACAAGCCGGCGGCGCAGGCGGTCGACGCCCTGTCGAAGGCAGGCTTCACCGTCGACGCGACCGAGCAGGCCAACAGCGACAAGGTCCCCAAGGGCTCCGTGATCTCGCAGTCACCCGCGGGCGGCACCCTGTTCAAGGGCGAGTCGGTCAAGCTGGTGGTCTCCAAGGGTCCGGTCCTGGTCGCGGTGCCCGACGTCCAGGGCAAGCAGGAGGCGGAGGCCACCCAGATCCTCAAGGCGGCCGGCTTCACCGTCACGATCGAACGCTTCATGGGCGGCATCTTCGGCACGGTCCGCAGCCAGGAGCCCGGCGCCAACACCCAGCAGCCCAAGGGCAGCGCCATCAAGCTCGTCGTCGTCTGAGTTGTCAGACCGCGTGGGGTTCACCCGCCTTCCAGCCAGCAGGGTCGCGACGCTGCTGCTCCTGTCGGTCACCGCGGTGTGGGGCTCGACGTTCTTCCTCATCCGTGACCTCGTCGCGCACGTCCCCGCAGCCGACTTCCTGGCCGTGCGCTTCGCGATCGCCACGGTGGTCATGGCTGTCCTGTTCCGCCGCCAGCTCCTCGCGCTGACCCGGCGCGAGGTCCTGATCGGGGTCGTCCTCGGCGTCCTCTACGGCCTGGCCCAGCTGTTGCAGACCATGGGGCTGGAGCACACCGACGCCTCCGTCTCCGGGTTCGTCACCGGCACCTACGTCGTCCTGACCCCGGTGCTCGGCGCGGTCCTGCTGCGCGACCGCGTGCCGGGGACGACCTGGCTGGCGGTCCTGCTGGCGACGGCCGGACTCGGCGTGCTGTCGCTGCGCGGTCTCTCGATCGGGCTCGGCGAGGCCCTCACGCTCGCGGCCGCCGCCCTCTACGCGTTGCACATCATCGGGCTCGGCAGGTACTCGACCGCGCAGTCCGCGACCGGCCTGGCGACCGTCCAAGCCGGCGTGATCACCGTGGTGGCACTCGTCGGAGCGCTTCCCGGAGGGATCACCCTGCCCTCCACTGGCGGCCAGTGGACCTCGCTGCTCTACATGGCCCTGATGGCCGGAGCCCTCGCGCTCTGGGCCCAGACCTGGGCACAGTCGCACCTGCCCGCCACCCGCGCGGCCATCGTGATGACCATGGAACCGGTCTTCGCGGCGTTCTTCGCCGTGCTGTTCGGTGGCGAGTCCCTGAGCGGCCGCATGCTGGTGGGCGGCGCCTTGGTGCTCACGGCGATGTACCTCGTCGAACTCCTCGGTCGCCGCGCGGGAGCGTCAGCGGAGCAGGATCGACCCGCCGAGCTGCTGCATCACGAGGTCTGACTAACTGCGTCCCTGTTGCTGTAGGTGACTGGCGGGCACCCTGTGCACCATGTCACGCACGCGACAGACCCGTCCTGCCCTTGCCTCTGCTGCGCGAGCACGCCCCCGCGACCCGCGCGGAATGCCGCAGATGAGTGCGTTCTGGATTAGCAGGTCTTGGAACCATGGCGACCTCGAATCGGCCACCAGCGCCGAGAAGCGGCGTTGCCTAGCGCGGGTAGGTACGTGCGCGGGTTCCCGTCACCCGACTAGGGACGTCGTGACTGCCGCCGGCGTGGTTTCGCCTGCCTGGGCTTGGCGCCGGGACGGGTCCGGTCCATCCCGGTCGGGCGATGTGCTGCGGGCAGCGCCAGCCTCAGGCGGCGTTTGACCAGGACCAGCCACGCCATGGTGGCCACGGCAAGGCCGCACACCACGAGCAGGACGGTGTCCACCACCCACGCGCGCGAGCCGCGAGCGAGGTACAGGCGCGTTCCGCCGCTCGGCGGGCGGACCACGGCCACACGCTGGCCCCGGTCGAGGGTGACCAGGAACTCGGCGACATCCGCTTCAGGCAACCGCACCGTCCCGTCGAAGGAGGTGAACGAGCCGGTATACGTGCATGTGGTGCGCCCGCACGCAGAGCGCTGCACGGTCAGGGTGCCGCGCTGCCCCCTCCCATGGGCGGCGTCCCAGGCTGGGCCGAGGTCGCCGCCGACGCCCACCATCAGCCACACGACGGCGGCTGCCGTAGCGACCCAGAACGCGCGGTCCAGGATCCCGCCGGGCCGCGGACGCGTCATCCGGGTCATGGTCACGACGTCACCTGCGGCGGCCTGGTCGAACCGTCGAGCTCGCCCGCGGCGCAGAACTCGTAGGTCACGCGGAGACCGTACCTGTCCCGGGCGGTCATGGCCGACGCATCGGCAGAATCGCGCCGACGGCGGCATGAGCGGACGTGAGCGTGCTTCTACCGAGGGGGCCGCGGTGAGGCTTCGTCGGCCCCTGGCGCACGTTCGGCCTCGACTCCCTCGGACGCACGAACTCGGGCCTCGACGAACTTCAACAGCACACTGACCACGACGTATAGAACCGCCGCCGCCACTAGTGCGTACGCCACTTCCCTCAACATGCCCGGAGTGTCGCACGAGAAAGGGGCAGGACGCTCACGGCTCGCGCACCCTGCGGCCTGAGCGGTCAATCGGCCCTTGGGTGAGCGCATGGCAGACGCGATGGTCCGCGCGCAGGTGCTCCGTTGGGTCGCGGATGACCAGCCAGGGTGGATTGAGTTCGCCCTCGTGGACGCGGATGGGCAGCAACATCGGATGGTCGAAAAGGTTCCAGTACGGACGAGCCGAAGTATCACGGCAGAAGCGGAGTTCCCGGAAGAGAGTTGTGGCTGAGGGCAGTCACCGGCGAGGTGACTAACGAGCGCGTTGAAGTCACCTTTGCCTCTGCGGTCCAGCCCACCGAGGGCCGCCCGGCGTGCAGGTGCGCGTTGCAGATGTCAGGTGGCTCTGACCTGCCGCTGATCGGGCAGCTTCGTCGAACGCTCACCCGCCAAGTGGTCAGCAGTCCGCTGGACTGGCGTGTCATCGAGTTGGGACGTGAGGCAGGGGTGGCGGTTATGCCTCTTGTCTGGGTGAGCAGGATCGCGCTTGCCCTAACGCTGATCTGGGCCATAGTCGGCAATCCCTGATCGTCCCTCGACATCTCCGCGGCACGCTAACGCGGTTGCTACCCAAGGCGCGGACGGAAGGCGCTTCGGCTGGACGCCCGACCGAATGATGGGTGCTGCGATCCTGTCGTTTGCACGCGCTGGACCGACCGCGGTTTCGACTACGGATCAACTGCGACAAGCCCCGGGACCGTCGCCCTAATGCTCGACGATTGACGCCGGATCGATCAATGACGCTGGCGCCACCCGCCCGTAGGCCCACTCAACCTGATCTTTGGCTAGGGCCCACTCGACCATGCCCATCTCGGTGTGGATAGGCAGTACGACACATCCAGGGCCAGTACCAGCCCACACCTCGCGCCATGTCGGCCTCCGGGCTGACGAGCGTTTCACTTCGCGTACTTGAAACGTGACCCCATGAAAGTTCATCAGCCCCGGACTCAGTCGGGCCGTGCCAGCCCGCCACCGATGACTTAGCGCCGGACGGTCCATCAGGTCGAGGATGGTCACCCACGCAGCTGCCACCGCCGGCTGACCTTGAGACTGCACGACGCGCATGGAGCACTGGACCATCGAGTCAGCGCGCAGGCGGGCAGCCTTCCGATCATTCACATGCCCGACGAAGAGGCTGACTAGCAACTCGCGGAAGAGGCCGCCGAGTAGGTCACCGAGCAACACGCCCTCCCTCGCACTCTGTGGCGGCAGTCTCCCACACCGACGCATCGCACCCGCCGGGTTTCCTAGAGCTCTGACTGAGAGGCGGCCACCGGGCGTGGACCGGAAGTCCGCATTCTGAATGCAGAGGCAAGCCCGGCATCGGGGCGAGAGCGGATGCGGCGTCCGGCTCCGCTGAGTGGCAAGATGAGTGACACCCGGAACGGGTCTCTAGGCACAACCGTGGACCCC
This region includes:
- a CDS encoding LysM peptidoglycan-binding domain-containing protein, with product MSPVTAPAALPSATLQTAVAVVRKAKPAPYGWTTYTVRSGDNLAAIAARTGTTTGALAARNHLSHGGNVLSVGQRLSVPKTAAQARAEAARARAASAARAAAIRRATYVVRSGDSLSSIAARKHVSLAALLKANKLTIRSVLQVGQKIRIPGAGAASARRPVAAAPSITTYRVRSGDTLSVIATRTRTALATVYALNRLTARSVIQPGQVLRVHGATPAATRPAGTAAYVVRAGDTLSGIASKHSVTLAALLKTNRLTARSAIYPGQRLKVPATPAKSATSANTFAGRTYSTAIVSAADRNRATLARRAVPSRTQTRAMIVATARRNGVDPKLALAVAWQESGWNQRQVSVANAIGVMQVIPSSGQWASDMAGRRLDLLNTQDNITAGIVILRSLTRAASTVDQAIAGYYQGLYSVQHQGMYADTKAYVASIKAHRATM
- a CDS encoding EamA family transporter, translated to MGFTRLPASRVATLLLLSVTAVWGSTFFLIRDLVAHVPAADFLAVRFAIATVVMAVLFRRQLLALTRREVLIGVVLGVLYGLAQLLQTMGLEHTDASVSGFVTGTYVVLTPVLGAVLLRDRVPGTTWLAVLLATAGLGVLSLRGLSIGLGEALTLAAAALYALHIIGLGRYSTAQSATGLATVQAGVITVVALVGALPGGITLPSTGGQWTSLLYMALMAGALALWAQTWAQSHLPATRAAIVMTMEPVFAAFFAVLFGGESLSGRMLVGGALVLTAMYLVELLGRRAGASAEQDRPAELLHHEV
- a CDS encoding Rv2175c family DNA-binding protein; translation: MTDQQPEPTDTPLEDLVGSWLTVPDIAERLGIPLSSVRKLIEDRELLSARIGERRVVAVPAQFLDEDVFRHLRGTFTVLADGGLTDAEILRWMFTPDETLRIGGTPVDNLAAGFKTEVRRRAMEQAF
- the pknB gene encoding Stk1 family PASTA domain-containing Ser/Thr kinase, translated to MSSGVTESLLGRVFDGRYRVQSHIADGGMASVYLALDTRLDRDVALKVMRHDLAQDEAFVSRFKREARSAARLSHPNVVSVFDQGEDDGQMFLAMEYVPGQTLREVMKAEGPLTPRAALDILGPVLQALGAAHRAGIIHRDVKPENIILREDDGTVKVADFGLARAVSTQTTASQTGVLLGTVAYLSPEQVERGIADARSDVYAAGLILFEMLTGTKAFTGDTPIHIAYQHVHGSIPAPSSRVTSVPGELDALVALATSRDPDHRPYDAEDFLVEVRRSRAMLTPAELDRRPEGPAALAGGARTVAVERTSALPVPAGSQTPASAQRRRPVPAVSLPIDRTPTAPPLLPGRGLEAAGDDDGYDRRNGLWRWIWVALAVVVVGGLAAWWFLAGPGSPTVVPATTSLTFAQAKAKLDVAALGAVRIDSFDESVPKGVVIFTRPGAGSQVRRGTDVKVTVSKGPERYAVPDVVNKSAAEARDQITAAKLTLGTSTQAFDETVPAGLVVSVEPKVGTQLKRGTKVKIVVSKGRQPIPVTDYTNKPAAQAVDALSKAGFTVDATEQANSDKVPKGSVISQSPAGGTLFKGESVKLVVSKGPVLVAVPDVQGKQEAEATQILKAAGFTVTIERFMGGIFGTVRSQEPGANTQQPKGSAIKLVVV